In a genomic window of Streptomyces sp. SJL17-4:
- the nucS gene encoding endonuclease NucS, protein MRLVIARCSVDYAGRLTAHLPSAPRLILVKADGSVSIHADDRAYKPLNWMSPPCTLKEGADGEAGIWTVINKAGEKLIITMEEVLHDSSHELGVDPGLIKDGVEAHLQELLADRIETLGEGYTLIRREYPTAIGPVDILCRDSDGATVAVEIKRRGEIDGVEQLTRYLELLNRDPHLAPVRGVFAAQEIKPQARVLATDRGIGCVVLDYDAMRGIEDDKLRLF, encoded by the coding sequence ATGCGTCTCGTCATTGCCCGTTGCTCCGTGGACTACGCGGGCCGGCTCACGGCCCACCTGCCCTCCGCGCCCCGTCTGATCCTCGTCAAGGCAGACGGCAGCGTCTCCATCCACGCGGACGACAGGGCGTACAAACCGCTCAACTGGATGTCCCCGCCCTGCACGCTCAAGGAGGGTGCCGACGGTGAGGCGGGCATCTGGACCGTGATCAACAAAGCGGGCGAGAAACTGATCATCACGATGGAGGAAGTCCTCCACGACTCCTCGCACGAACTCGGTGTGGACCCGGGTCTCATCAAGGACGGCGTCGAGGCGCACCTCCAGGAACTGCTCGCCGACCGCATCGAGACCCTGGGCGAGGGCTACACCCTGATCCGCCGCGAGTACCCGACCGCGATCGGCCCGGTGGACATCCTCTGCCGGGACTCGGACGGCGCGACGGTCGCGGTCGAGATCAAGCGGCGCGGCGAGATCGACGGCGTCGAGCAGCTGACCCGCTACCTGGAGCTGCTCAACCGCGATCCGCACCTCGCGCCGGTGCGGGGCGTCTTCGCCGCCCAGGAGATCAAGCCGCAGGCCCGGGTCCTGGCGACGGACCGCGGGATCGGCTGCGTGGTCCTGGACTACGACGCGATGCGGGGCATCGAGGACGACAAGCTGCGGCTGTTCTGA
- a CDS encoding ABC transporter permease, with product MAAVTAVLQSEWTKIRTVSSTVWTLASALIVTVAIGAALSAVFNSTFDDLSEVERLTFDPTLVSFFGMTLGQLAMVVFGVLVVGTEYSSGMIRTSLAAVPQRATFLFAKVTVAGGLAFAVGLATSFLSFFLGQALLGEHRASIGDDNVLRAVIGGGLYMGLIALFSMGVAAMLRSSMLSLGILMPFFFLVSQILAAVPKAKEVARYFPDQAGSKIMQVVPDAMNTEEAPYGPWAGLGIMVLWVVAALAGGYLVMKKRDA from the coding sequence ATGGCAGCGGTAACCGCGGTCCTGCAGTCCGAGTGGACCAAGATCCGGACGGTGTCGTCGACCGTCTGGACGCTGGCGAGCGCCCTCATCGTCACGGTGGCGATCGGCGCGGCGCTGTCCGCCGTGTTCAACTCCACCTTCGACGACCTCAGCGAGGTCGAGCGGCTCACCTTCGACCCGACCCTGGTGAGCTTCTTCGGGATGACCCTGGGGCAGCTGGCGATGGTGGTCTTCGGTGTCCTGGTGGTGGGGACCGAGTACTCCTCGGGCATGATCCGCACCTCGCTGGCGGCCGTGCCGCAGCGGGCGACCTTCCTCTTCGCGAAGGTCACGGTGGCGGGCGGGCTCGCGTTCGCCGTGGGTCTCGCGACGAGCTTCCTCTCCTTCTTCCTGGGGCAGGCACTGCTCGGCGAGCACCGGGCCTCGATCGGTGACGACAACGTGCTGCGGGCGGTCATCGGCGGCGGGCTCTACATGGGTCTGATCGCGCTGTTCTCCATGGGCGTGGCGGCGATGCTGCGCTCGTCGATGCTCTCGCTCGGCATCCTGATGCCGTTCTTCTTCCTGGTCTCGCAGATCCTGGCGGCCGTGCCGAAGGCCAAGGAGGTGGCCCGCTACTTCCCCGACCAGGCCGGCTCGAAGATCATGCAGGTCGTCCCGGACGCCATGAACACGGAGGAGGCTCCGTACGGTCCGTGGGCCGGGCTCGGGATCATGGTGCTCTGGGTGGTGGCCGCGCTGGCCGGCGGTTATCTGGTGATGAAGAAGCGGGACGCCTGA
- a CDS encoding ATP-binding protein: protein MDPINRGPEEYGHDGEGDEARQGRGTPAPAPAPARARVVRLVSGDLLVTVNPVDGSEIEPCPPGQEPAAPRPRTAEERAEAARTAAPPIPPGPAAPTLPLLEREQERERLVGILGRGRSARLSGPAGSGRTALLDAVAADCADLAPDGVVRLSGHHRTPAELLHELFAAVRYSPDHRPGTAVLHDRLREIGAVVVVDDLEFGGAALDEFLAAAPECAFLLAAGPDTPAPSADAQVEDVHLAGLGRGAALKLLESAVGRTLTDDEANWAGDLWFESEGLPLRFVQAGALLRQRDRLRVTPAEFDAFGALEEAFGPADPEAAAAAAAAAFDGLDDPDVELREIPLPSLGEGAAPAALLASRLSRSAQTTLRFAVALGGEVPHQAHLPALVGDTHADAALGELRACGLLSPVGPRYRLAAGVLTQLLAQGYETEGADRAHTVAQHYAWWAAHPSVTPERAAAESDALLAALSVLVAGTRGNPEAEHRATEHRATAVLLARAAAPAFAAGLHWGAWERVLRAGQEAARLTGEVAEEAYFHHELGVLALCAGNLERARAELEASIGMRGVLADKRGTVAGRRALALVADLSGEHTAPAATRAEEPVSPPRGIPSLRGPGRRPAPEPSPTPPGGAVSQAPLSGGPGRAPAQSSMPAFPDFADEGPTLITRPDTAKGAGRPSLRGGIISGARRNLAAVGAGALLVAVLGTVVTLGATSGNGEDPATNRVTSDSTATDDTTDDGIDGEEQPAEGEAEPGETGEATRSDSPSPSVSGSTSPSGTSDPSDPSSSGTPGTTGTPSTSDSPTTTTPPTTTKQPTDPTSRPPRPTTTSPKPSTTTPPVTPPTTTTPPATPPTTTPPTTTTPATTPPAEEGSPSNSASSSLGGSPAPGDTTASQTPA, encoded by the coding sequence ATGGACCCGATCAACCGGGGGCCGGAGGAGTACGGACACGACGGCGAGGGCGACGAAGCCCGCCAGGGTCGCGGCACCCCCGCCCCGGCCCCCGCACCCGCGCGTGCCCGCGTCGTCCGGCTCGTCTCCGGCGACCTGCTCGTCACCGTCAACCCGGTCGACGGCAGCGAGATCGAACCCTGCCCGCCCGGACAGGAGCCCGCGGCCCCCCGCCCCCGCACCGCCGAGGAGCGGGCCGAGGCCGCCCGCACGGCCGCCCCGCCCATACCGCCGGGCCCGGCCGCGCCCACGCTGCCCCTCCTCGAACGCGAGCAGGAGCGCGAGCGCCTCGTCGGCATCCTCGGCCGCGGCCGCTCCGCCCGCCTGAGCGGCCCCGCCGGATCCGGCCGCACCGCCCTCCTCGACGCCGTCGCCGCCGACTGCGCCGACCTCGCGCCCGACGGAGTGGTCCGGCTCTCCGGCCACCACCGCACCCCGGCCGAACTCCTCCACGAGCTGTTCGCCGCCGTCCGGTACTCCCCGGACCACCGCCCCGGCACCGCCGTGCTCCACGACCGGCTCCGCGAGATCGGCGCCGTCGTGGTCGTCGACGACCTGGAGTTCGGTGGCGCCGCCCTCGACGAGTTCCTCGCCGCCGCCCCCGAATGCGCCTTCCTGCTCGCCGCCGGACCCGACACCCCCGCGCCCTCGGCCGACGCGCAGGTCGAGGACGTCCACCTCGCCGGCCTCGGCCGCGGCGCCGCGCTCAAGCTCCTGGAGAGCGCCGTCGGCCGCACCCTCACCGACGACGAGGCGAACTGGGCCGGGGACCTGTGGTTCGAGTCCGAGGGCCTGCCGCTCCGCTTCGTCCAGGCCGGCGCCCTGCTCCGGCAGCGCGACCGGCTCCGCGTCACCCCCGCCGAGTTCGACGCCTTCGGCGCCCTCGAAGAGGCCTTCGGGCCGGCCGACCCCGAAGCGGCCGCGGCGGCCGCCGCCGCGGCCTTCGACGGACTCGACGACCCCGACGTCGAACTGCGCGAGATACCCCTGCCCAGCCTCGGCGAGGGCGCCGCCCCCGCCGCCCTGCTCGCCTCCCGTCTCAGCCGCTCCGCCCAGACCACGCTGCGCTTCGCCGTGGCCCTCGGCGGCGAGGTCCCGCACCAGGCCCATCTGCCGGCCCTCGTCGGCGACACCCACGCCGACGCCGCCCTCGGCGAACTGCGGGCCTGCGGCCTGCTCTCCCCGGTCGGACCCCGCTACCGGCTCGCCGCCGGGGTCCTCACCCAGCTCCTCGCCCAGGGGTACGAGACGGAGGGCGCCGACCGCGCCCACACCGTCGCCCAGCACTACGCCTGGTGGGCCGCGCACCCCTCCGTCACCCCCGAGCGGGCCGCCGCCGAGTCCGACGCCCTGCTCGCCGCCCTCTCCGTCCTCGTCGCCGGCACCCGGGGCAACCCCGAGGCCGAGCACCGCGCCACCGAACACCGCGCCACCGCCGTCCTGCTCGCCCGCGCCGCCGCCCCGGCCTTCGCCGCCGGACTGCACTGGGGCGCCTGGGAGCGGGTCCTGCGCGCCGGACAGGAGGCCGCCCGGCTCACCGGCGAGGTCGCCGAGGAGGCCTACTTCCACCACGAGCTCGGTGTCCTCGCCCTGTGCGCCGGAAACCTGGAGCGGGCCCGCGCCGAGCTGGAGGCCTCCATCGGCATGCGCGGGGTGCTCGCCGACAAGCGCGGCACCGTCGCGGGACGCCGGGCGCTCGCCCTGGTCGCCGACCTCTCCGGGGAGCACACCGCCCCGGCCGCCACCCGCGCCGAGGAGCCCGTCTCACCGCCCCGGGGCATTCCCTCCCTGCGCGGCCCCGGGCGTAGACCGGCCCCCGAGCCCTCCCCGACGCCGCCGGGCGGCGCCGTGAGCCAGGCCCCGCTGTCCGGGGGCCCCGGGCGGGCCCCGGCGCAGTCCTCGATGCCGGCGTTCCCCGACTTCGCCGACGAGGGCCCGACGCTCATCACCCGCCCCGACACCGCCAAGGGCGCCGGCCGCCCCAGCCTCAGGGGCGGCATCATCAGCGGCGCACGCCGCAACCTCGCCGCGGTCGGCGCGGGCGCGCTCCTCGTCGCCGTCCTCGGCACCGTCGTGACCCTCGGCGCCACCTCCGGCAACGGCGAGGACCCGGCCACCAACCGCGTCACCTCCGACAGCACGGCCACCGACGACACCACCGACGACGGCATCGACGGCGAGGAGCAGCCGGCCGAGGGCGAGGCGGAGCCCGGCGAGACCGGCGAGGCCACCCGCTCCGACTCCCCGAGCCCCTCCGTCTCCGGGAGCACCTCCCCGTCGGGCACGTCCGACCCGTCGGACCCGTCGAGCTCGGGAACCCCGGGCACCACCGGCACGCCGTCGACCTCGGACAGCCCGACGACCACCACGCCGCCCACGACGACGAAGCAGCCGACGGACCCGACCTCGCGGCCTCCGCGGCCCACGACGACGTCGCCGAAGCCGTCGACCACGACCCCGCCGGTGACGCCGCCTACCACCACCACCCCGCCGGCGACGCCGCCGACCACCACCCCGCCCACGACGACCACGCCCGCGACGACCCCGCCGGCGGAGGAGGGCAGCCCCAGCAACTCCGCGTCCTCGTCCCTCGGCGGCTCGCCCGCCCCCGGCGACACCACCGCCTCGCAGACGCCCGCCTGA
- a CDS encoding ATP-binding cassette domain-containing protein: MIEAVGLTKRYGAKTAVYNLSFQVRPGVVTGFLGPNGSGKSTTMRMILGLDQPSAGHVTIGGHPFRQLPNAPRQVGALLDAKAVHGGRSARSHLLSLAQLAGIPAQRVDEVLGVVGLQDVAKRRSKGFSLGMGQRLGIAAALLGDPQVLLFDEPVNGLDPEGILWVRNLMKKLAAEGRTVFVSSHLMSEMALTADHLIVIGRGQLLADMSVKDFISANSADFARVRTPHTEPGQREKLTAALMEAGGQVMSEPDGALRVTGLPLPRISDLAHDADVRLWELSPHQASLEEAYMRLTQGAVDYRSTDDRLAHLQPPLQPGHQGYGMPPQPVVQDVPQQGWYAPPPPGQNPYAGAPGQQPAPGPYAPPAAQRPAAPQPSDTTKDAR; this comes from the coding sequence ATGATCGAGGCAGTCGGCCTGACGAAGCGCTACGGCGCCAAGACGGCCGTGTACAACCTTTCCTTCCAGGTGAGGCCCGGTGTCGTCACCGGGTTCCTGGGGCCCAACGGGTCCGGCAAGTCGACCACGATGCGCATGATCCTGGGTCTCGACCAGCCGTCCGCGGGCCATGTCACGATCGGCGGCCACCCCTTCCGGCAGCTGCCGAACGCGCCCCGCCAGGTCGGCGCGCTCCTCGACGCGAAGGCCGTGCACGGCGGGCGGAGCGCGCGCAGCCATCTGCTGTCGCTCGCGCAGCTCGCCGGCATCCCGGCGCAGCGCGTCGACGAGGTCCTCGGGGTCGTCGGCCTCCAGGACGTGGCCAAGCGGCGTTCCAAGGGCTTCTCGCTCGGCATGGGCCAGCGGCTCGGCATCGCGGCGGCGCTCCTGGGCGACCCGCAGGTGCTGCTCTTCGACGAGCCGGTGAACGGCCTGGACCCGGAGGGCATCCTCTGGGTCCGCAACCTGATGAAGAAGCTGGCCGCCGAGGGGCGGACGGTCTTCGTCTCCAGCCACCTCATGAGCGAGATGGCCCTCACCGCCGATCATCTGATCGTGATCGGCCGCGGGCAGCTGCTCGCGGACATGAGCGTCAAGGACTTCATCTCGGCGAACTCCGCCGACTTCGCCCGGGTGCGGACGCCGCACACGGAGCCGGGGCAGCGGGAGAAGCTGACGGCGGCCCTGATGGAGGCCGGCGGCCAGGTGATGTCGGAGCCGGACGGCGCGCTGCGGGTGACGGGCCTGCCGCTGCCGCGGATCAGCGACCTCGCGCACGACGCGGACGTACGGCTCTGGGAGCTGTCCCCGCACCAGGCGTCCCTGGAGGAGGCGTACATGCGCCTGACGCAGGGCGCCGTGGACTACCGCTCCACCGACGACCGGCTCGCGCACCTCCAGCCGCCGCTGCAGCCCGGCCACCAGGGGTACGGCATGCCGCCGCAGCCGGTGGTGCAGGACGTGCCGCAGCAGGGCTGGTACGCCCCGCCGCCGCCCGGACAGAACCCGTACGCCGGGGCTCCCGGCCAGCAGCCCGCGCCGGGTCCGTACGCCCCTCCGGCCGCCCAGCGGCCGGCCGCCCCCCAGCCGAGCGACACCACCAAGGACGCCCGATGA
- a CDS encoding ATP/GTP-binding protein — protein MSPRHNRSRGGEKPEQPQGDHGDRYGGVQRTETWQGEEWYVRLVAGASAPGKRYRCPGCDQEIPGGAPHVVAWPEYGGVDDRRHWHKACWNAKDRRTSRVQRSRNAPKY, from the coding sequence GTGTCCCCGCGCCACAACCGTTCCCGAGGCGGCGAGAAGCCCGAGCAGCCGCAGGGTGACCACGGCGACCGGTACGGCGGCGTGCAGCGCACCGAGACCTGGCAGGGCGAGGAGTGGTACGTCCGCCTCGTCGCCGGGGCGAGCGCGCCCGGCAAGCGCTACCGCTGCCCCGGTTGCGACCAGGAGATCCCCGGCGGCGCCCCGCACGTGGTCGCCTGGCCGGAGTACGGGGGAGTGGACGACCGGCGGCACTGGCACAAGGCCTGCTGGAACGCGAAGGACCGCCGCACCAGCAGGGTGCAGCGGTCCCGGAACGCGCCGAAGTACTGA
- a CDS encoding cellulose-binding protein: MSDTSSPFGFELVRRGYDRGQVDDRITKLVSDRDSALSRITSLEKRIEELHLETQNAQAQVTDAEPSYAGLGARVEKILRLAEEEAKDLREEARRAAEQHRELAESAAQQVRNDAESFAAERKSKAEDEGVRIVEKAQGEANTLRAEAQKDAQSKREEADALFEETRAKAAQAAADFETNLAKRREQSERDLASRQAKAEKRLAEIEHRAEQLRLEAEKLRTDAERRARQTVETAQRQAEDIVADANAKADRIRSESERELAALTNRRDSINAQLTNVREMLATLTGAAVAAAGSPIDDERPAGVPAQQSR; this comes from the coding sequence ATGAGCGACACATCCTCCCCCTTCGGCTTCGAGCTCGTGCGGCGCGGTTACGACCGCGGTCAGGTGGACGACCGCATTACCAAGCTCGTGTCCGACCGCGACAGTGCGCTGTCCCGCATCACCTCCCTGGAGAAGCGCATCGAGGAACTCCACCTCGAGACGCAGAACGCCCAGGCGCAGGTCACCGACGCCGAGCCGTCGTACGCGGGGCTCGGCGCCCGGGTCGAGAAGATCCTCCGGCTTGCCGAGGAGGAGGCGAAGGACCTGCGTGAGGAGGCCCGTCGCGCCGCCGAACAGCACCGCGAGCTGGCCGAGTCGGCCGCCCAGCAGGTGCGCAACGACGCGGAGTCCTTCGCGGCCGAGCGCAAGTCGAAGGCCGAGGACGAGGGCGTCCGCATCGTCGAGAAGGCGCAGGGCGAGGCCAACACGCTGCGCGCCGAGGCGCAGAAGGACGCGCAGTCGAAGCGCGAGGAGGCGGACGCCCTCTTCGAGGAGACCCGCGCCAAGGCCGCCCAGGCCGCCGCGGACTTCGAGACCAACCTGGCCAAGCGCCGCGAGCAGTCGGAGCGCGACCTGGCCTCGCGTCAGGCCAAGGCCGAGAAGCGCCTCGCGGAGATCGAGCACCGCGCCGAGCAGCTCCGTCTGGAGGCCGAGAAGCTGCGTACGGACGCGGAGCGCCGGGCCCGTCAGACGGTGGAGACCGCGCAGCGCCAGGCCGAGGACATCGTGGCCGACGCGAACGCCAAGGCCGACCGGATCCGCAGCGAATCGGAGCGCGAGCTCGCGGCGCTGACGAACCGCCGGGACTCGATCAACGCGCAGCTGACCAACGTCCGCGAGATGCTGGCGACGCTGACCGGTGCCGCGGTGGCGGCGGCCGGCTCCCCGATCGACGACGAGCGCCCGGCCGGCGTCCCGGCCCAGCAGTCCCGCTGA
- a CDS encoding SCO5389 family protein → MSLDVSPALLEQAERGEVDEADFVDCVRTSLPYAWEMISSLVAQLKVDGGEFADNQTPPPNEQARGQLLRALASDAIRGALQRHFGVRLAFQNCHRVAVFPLDPSVDERLARFTSVRGQLLNQSPELRDC, encoded by the coding sequence ATGTCGCTCGACGTCTCACCGGCACTGTTGGAACAGGCCGAGCGAGGCGAGGTCGACGAAGCCGACTTCGTCGACTGCGTCCGGACCTCCCTGCCCTACGCATGGGAGATGATCAGTTCTCTGGTGGCTCAGCTGAAGGTCGACGGCGGAGAGTTCGCCGACAACCAGACGCCGCCGCCGAATGAGCAGGCACGTGGTCAGCTGCTGCGCGCGCTCGCGAGCGATGCCATTCGTGGTGCGCTGCAGCGGCATTTCGGGGTGCGTCTCGCCTTCCAGAACTGCCACCGGGTGGCGGTGTTCCCGCTGGACCCGTCGGTGGACGAGCGGCTCGCCCGCTTCACGTCCGTACGGGGGCAGCTGCTGAACCAGTCGCCGGAACTGCGCGACTGCTGA
- a CDS encoding ABC transporter permease, with protein MTAPAQHHAPAPHSYVSPIPVRRAHLGDALTSEWTKIRSVRSTLWTLGVMVLLMLAIGLGVAAIAANAGEQGLGDESALGFGFFGMLPASICVITLGVLTIASEYGTGMIRTTLTACPSRARVLTAKAIVFFLLVFTVTTVVAALVGAVQVALVDAADTPTTSEWLRATVGAGGYLAMLGLLSLALGTLIRHSAGAITVMIGLLLLPLVAALFMFSEALRSVQEWLLTYAIPSQMISLYAAQPPFGDKGPSGWEPLLIMTGVAGIALAGAYALLNSRDV; from the coding sequence ATGACCGCCCCCGCCCAGCACCACGCTCCGGCGCCGCACTCCTACGTCTCCCCCATCCCGGTCCGCAGGGCGCACCTCGGTGACGCGCTCACCTCCGAGTGGACGAAGATCCGCTCGGTGCGTTCGACGCTGTGGACGCTCGGAGTCATGGTCCTGCTGATGCTGGCCATCGGCCTGGGGGTGGCGGCGATCGCCGCCAACGCCGGCGAGCAGGGCCTGGGTGACGAGTCGGCGCTCGGCTTCGGCTTCTTCGGGATGCTGCCGGCCTCGATCTGTGTGATCACGCTCGGGGTGCTGACGATCGCCTCCGAGTACGGCACCGGCATGATCCGTACGACGCTGACGGCCTGCCCGAGCCGCGCCCGGGTGCTGACGGCGAAGGCGATCGTCTTCTTCCTGCTCGTCTTCACGGTGACCACCGTGGTCGCCGCGCTCGTGGGCGCGGTGCAGGTCGCCCTCGTGGACGCGGCGGACACGCCGACGACGAGCGAGTGGCTGCGGGCGACGGTCGGCGCGGGCGGCTACCTGGCCATGCTGGGACTGCTGTCCCTGGCGCTCGGCACGCTGATCCGGCACTCGGCCGGTGCGATCACGGTGATGATCGGTCTGCTGCTGCTGCCGCTGGTGGCGGCGCTGTTCATGTTCTCCGAGGCGCTGAGGTCCGTGCAGGAGTGGCTCCTGACGTACGCGATCCCCTCGCAGATGATCTCGCTGTACGCGGCGCAGCCGCCGTTCGGGGACAAGGGCCCGTCGGGGTGGGAGCCGCTGCTGATCATGACCGGGGTCGCCGGGATCGCGCTGGCCGGCGCGTACGCCCTGCTGAACAGCCGGGACGTGTAG
- a CDS encoding LLM class flavin-dependent oxidoreductase — MRVGTFVLAAQFPGQGQGEALHRAVRTAEVAEEAGLDSVWLAEHHFVPYGVCPSAVTLAALLLGRTRRLRVGTAVSVLPNVHPVALGEQAALLHLTSGGRFTLGVGRGGPWVDLEVFGAGLGAYEKGFPESLDLLLRWLSEPRVGAEGERFAFREVPVVPRADELIGGDPAPEVVVACTSPRSVRLAAERGLPMLLGMHCGDEEKAEMVTAWARCAREAGRDPDEIARIGAQHVSAGVAQLADRGADAAEALVKAMPGWLKQGLDAHVTVDGRHRAMRDPVAYTELLCGLHPVGTPRRAADRLAATAERTGITRFALLAEGTGDLASTEENVRRLGADVLPLLV, encoded by the coding sequence ATGCGCGTGGGTACGTTCGTTCTGGCGGCTCAGTTCCCGGGCCAGGGACAGGGTGAGGCCCTGCACCGGGCGGTGCGGACCGCGGAGGTGGCCGAGGAGGCGGGCCTCGACTCGGTCTGGCTGGCCGAGCACCACTTCGTGCCGTACGGGGTCTGCCCCTCGGCCGTGACACTGGCCGCGCTGCTCCTGGGCCGCACACGACGGCTGCGGGTGGGCACGGCGGTGAGTGTGCTGCCGAACGTCCACCCGGTCGCCCTGGGCGAGCAGGCGGCGCTGCTGCACCTCACCTCGGGGGGCAGGTTCACCCTGGGGGTGGGCCGGGGCGGCCCCTGGGTCGACCTGGAGGTGTTCGGCGCGGGCCTCGGCGCGTACGAGAAGGGCTTCCCCGAATCGCTGGACCTGCTGCTGCGGTGGCTCTCCGAGCCCCGTGTGGGCGCCGAGGGAGAACGATTCGCCTTCCGCGAGGTACCGGTGGTGCCCCGCGCCGACGAGCTGATCGGCGGCGACCCGGCCCCCGAGGTCGTGGTGGCCTGCACGTCGCCGAGGAGCGTACGGCTGGCCGCCGAGCGCGGGCTGCCGATGCTGCTCGGGATGCACTGCGGGGACGAGGAGAAGGCCGAGATGGTCACGGCCTGGGCGCGCTGCGCGCGGGAGGCCGGGCGGGACCCGGACGAGATCGCGCGGATCGGAGCCCAGCACGTCTCGGCGGGCGTGGCCCAGCTCGCGGACCGGGGCGCGGACGCGGCCGAGGCGCTGGTGAAGGCGATGCCGGGCTGGCTGAAGCAGGGCCTCGACGCGCATGTGACGGTCGACGGCCGGCACCGGGCGATGCGGGACCCCGTGGCGTACACGGAGCTGCTGTGCGGGCTGCACCCGGTGGGCACGCCCCGGCGCGCGGCGGACCGGCTGGCGGCGACGGCGGAGCGCACGGGCATCACCCGCTTCGCCCTGCTCGCCGAGGGCACGGGCGACCTGGCGTCGACCGAGGAGAACGTGCGACGGCTCGGCGCCGACGTCCTGCCGCTGCTCGTCTGA
- a CDS encoding STAS domain-containing protein: protein MHIRGDHVELVVGGRLDVRSAADARTVLHSAVDDGVGDLVLDLTGLDSWDATGLGVIMGAHRRAGRCGRRLVLRGVPPQMQRLLVATKLHRILAIEGGLALESLPRV, encoded by the coding sequence ATGCACATCAGGGGCGACCATGTCGAGCTGGTCGTCGGGGGCCGCCTCGACGTCCGCAGCGCGGCGGACGCCCGTACGGTCCTGCACTCGGCCGTCGACGACGGCGTCGGCGACCTGGTGCTCGACCTGACCGGCCTCGACTCCTGGGACGCGACCGGACTCGGCGTCATCATGGGCGCCCACCGACGCGCGGGCCGCTGCGGCCGACGTCTCGTCCTGCGCGGGGTGCCGCCCCAGATGCAGCGGCTGCTCGTCGCCACCAAGCTGCACCGCATCCTCGCCATCGAGGGCGGCCTCGCCCTGGAGTCCCTGCCCCGGGTGTGA
- a CDS encoding ATP-binding cassette domain-containing protein, whose protein sequence is MIELEGLTKRYGAKTAVDHLSFQVRPGVITGFLGPNGAGKSTTMRMMLDLDNPTSGTVRIDGKHYRELQEPLKYIGALLDAKAMNGGRSAYNNLLCLAQSNRIPERRVGEVLDLVGLTPVARKKSKGFSLGMGQRLGIASALLGDPEILMFDEPVNGLDPEGIHWIRNLMKALAAEGRTIFVSSHLMSEMALTADHLIVIGQGKLLADTSMADFIQENSRSYVRLRSPQQERLRDLLHTHGFIAVEAGNGTLEVDGATTEKLGELAAENGLVLHELSSQRASLEEAFMQMTAGAVEYHAHGTDVHGGAPAPGPQWGTTSQGA, encoded by the coding sequence ATGATCGAGCTTGAGGGCCTGACCAAGCGATACGGGGCGAAGACCGCGGTCGACCATCTCTCCTTCCAGGTACGTCCTGGGGTGATCACGGGCTTCCTCGGGCCCAACGGGGCGGGCAAGTCCACGACGATGCGGATGATGCTGGACCTGGACAACCCGACGAGCGGGACGGTCCGGATCGACGGCAAGCACTACCGCGAGCTCCAGGAGCCGCTGAAGTACATCGGGGCGCTGCTCGACGCCAAGGCCATGAACGGCGGCCGCTCCGCGTACAACAACCTGCTGTGCCTCGCGCAGTCGAACCGCATCCCGGAGCGCCGGGTGGGCGAGGTGCTGGACCTGGTGGGTCTGACGCCGGTCGCGCGGAAGAAGTCGAAAGGTTTCTCCCTCGGTATGGGGCAGCGGCTCGGCATCGCGTCGGCGCTGCTCGGCGATCCCGAGATCCTGATGTTCGACGAACCCGTCAATGGTCTGGACCCCGAGGGAATTCACTGGATCCGCAATCTGATGAAGGCGTTGGCGGCCGAAGGCCGGACGATCTTCGTTTCCAGCCATCTGATGAGTGAAATGGCCCTGACAGCCGATCATCTGATCGTGATCGGACAGGGAAAGCTGCTGGCCGACACGTCGATGGCGGATTTCATCCAGGAGAATTCCCGGAGTTACGTACGGCTGCGTTCTCCGCAGCAGGAGCGGCTCCGGGACCTCTTGCACACGCACGGGTTCATCGCGGTCGAGGCGGGCAACGGCACCCTGGAGGTGGACGGGGCGACGACCGAGAAGCTGGGTGAACTCGCCGCCGAGAACGGTCTCGTGCTGCACGAGCTGAGCTCCCAGCGCGCCTCCCTCGAAGAGGCCTTCATGCAGATGACGGCAGGTGCGGTGGAGTACCACGCGCACGGCACCGATGTACACGGTGGCGCCCCGGCGCCCGGCCCCCAGTGGGGCACGACCTCCCAGGGAGCCTGA